Proteins encoded in a region of the Bacillus methanolicus genome:
- a CDS encoding molybdopterin oxidoreductase family protein: protein MHSYVNQRTGVFPSVCPLDCPDQCGLLLHKKDGKIVKIEGDPNHPVTKGNICNKVRNMTERIYDEKRLRYPLKRTGAKGEGKFERISWNEAIKTITSRWKDLIQTYGPESILPYSFYGNMGNLSAEGMDRRFFHRLGASQLDRSICSSAGNAGYKYTMGGSFGIDPEDTIHSKLIIFWGINAVSTNMHQVVLAQKARKNGAKIIVIDVHKNQTGRLADWFIPVLPGTDSALALGIMHILFAEDMVDNDFLQKYTVGYEELREHVVQYDPVTVSGITGVPVEDIYKLARMYGQMSPSFIRIGNGLQHHDNGGMCVRTISCLPALTGQWLVKGGGAIKSNKGYLAHNTGKLQRPDLLQNKNTRIINMNLLGQALLELDPPVKSLFVYGSNPAVVAPEANKVRKGLAREDLFVVVHDLFLTETAKYADIVLPATSSFENTDFYTSYWHHYIQIQQPVIEHYGESKSNTEVFRLLAKEMGFDDRVFHETDEEMIMQALDFPRNPYLEGIDYETLVEKQYVKAKVKPLFPGKLPTPSGKIELYSKKMDVDGFPPLPTYTPLVDDGDFPFLFVPGPNHNFLNSTFSNNEKHISFEKEPRLHMNVKDALSKGIKDGDQVRVWNDRGECEMKVSVGENVLPGVVVTQGLWVGAKQLVNSLTPDRVADMGNGATFFSGRVDVEKL from the coding sequence ATGCACTCTTATGTGAATCAACGAACAGGTGTATTTCCATCCGTTTGCCCCTTGGATTGCCCGGATCAATGCGGCTTGCTTTTACATAAAAAAGACGGAAAAATCGTAAAAATAGAGGGAGACCCTAACCATCCCGTGACAAAAGGGAATATTTGCAACAAAGTGCGAAATATGACTGAACGAATTTATGATGAAAAGCGCTTGAGGTATCCATTAAAACGTACCGGAGCTAAAGGAGAAGGAAAATTTGAGCGGATCAGCTGGAACGAAGCGATTAAGACGATTACTTCCCGTTGGAAAGACCTTATTCAAACATATGGACCTGAAAGTATTCTTCCCTACAGCTTCTATGGAAACATGGGAAATCTTAGCGCTGAAGGAATGGACCGGCGTTTCTTTCATCGGTTAGGCGCCTCCCAGCTGGATCGATCCATTTGTTCATCCGCCGGTAATGCGGGGTATAAATATACGATGGGCGGCAGTTTTGGAATTGACCCCGAAGATACCATTCATTCAAAATTAATTATTTTTTGGGGGATAAATGCTGTTAGCACAAATATGCATCAAGTGGTTCTTGCCCAAAAAGCCCGAAAAAACGGAGCGAAGATTATTGTCATTGATGTACATAAGAATCAAACTGGCCGATTGGCCGACTGGTTCATTCCCGTTTTGCCTGGAACCGATAGTGCTCTCGCGTTGGGGATCATGCATATTTTATTTGCCGAAGACATGGTAGACAACGATTTTTTACAGAAATATACAGTCGGATATGAAGAATTGCGTGAGCATGTTGTTCAATATGATCCCGTTACTGTTTCCGGCATTACTGGTGTTCCGGTTGAAGATATTTATAAACTTGCCCGGATGTATGGTCAAATGTCACCTTCCTTTATTCGAATCGGTAATGGGCTTCAGCATCATGATAATGGGGGTATGTGCGTTCGAACCATTTCCTGCCTTCCTGCTCTAACCGGACAATGGCTTGTAAAAGGCGGCGGAGCAATCAAGTCAAATAAAGGTTATTTAGCCCATAATACAGGAAAATTACAACGCCCGGATTTATTACAAAATAAAAATACACGCATCATAAATATGAATTTGCTAGGCCAAGCATTACTAGAATTAGACCCGCCTGTAAAGTCTTTATTCGTGTACGGTTCGAACCCTGCGGTTGTTGCTCCTGAAGCCAATAAAGTAAGAAAAGGACTTGCACGAGAAGATCTCTTTGTCGTCGTGCATGACTTATTTTTAACAGAAACGGCAAAATACGCTGATATTGTACTTCCTGCAACATCATCATTTGAAAATACTGATTTTTATACATCCTATTGGCATCATTATATTCAGATTCAGCAGCCGGTCATTGAACATTATGGAGAGTCTAAATCAAATACAGAAGTGTTCCGATTGCTTGCAAAAGAAATGGGATTTGATGACCGCGTTTTTCATGAGACAGATGAAGAGATGATTATGCAGGCACTTGATTTCCCAAGAAACCCTTATTTGGAAGGAATCGATTATGAAACATTGGTTGAAAAGCAGTATGTAAAAGCAAAGGTAAAACCTTTGTTCCCTGGAAAACTTCCAACACCAAGCGGGAAAATTGAACTTTATTCAAAAAAGATGGATGTAGACGGGTTTCCCCCGCTGCCAACCTATACACCTCTAGTTGACGATGGGGACTTTCCGTTTTTATTTGTTCCCGGACCAAACCATAATTTCTTAAACTCAACTTTTTCAAATAATGAAAAACACATTTCTTTTGAAAAAGAACCGCGCTTGCATATGAATGTGAAAGATGCATTATCGAAAGGTATTAAGGATGGTGATCAAGTCCGAGTGTGGAACGACCGCGGAGAATGTGAAATGAAAGTTTCAGTAGGTGAAAACGTACTTCCGGGCGTCGTCGTTACTCAAGGACTATGGGTGGGTGCGAAGCAGCTTGTAAACTCACTTACCCCGGACCGAGTAGCAGATATGGGCAACGGTGCGACGTTCTTTTCCGGCCGTGTAGATGTAGAGAAACTATAA
- a CDS encoding multicopper oxidase family protein: MIISKFVDELPIPPILKPRWKDQFHTYYEVKMTEFKQSLHSELNDTTVWGYEGSYPGPTIEVESGEKVFIKWINNLPDKHLLPVDNTVHGAHMDVPEVRTVVHVHGACVEWESDGYPEAWFTKGFKQVGRYFRKQVYRYDNCNHACTLWYHDHTLGITRLNVYAGLAGFYLIRDHRERLLNLPSGKYEVPLLIQDKTFNKDGSLYYPKQPDKPVPELETSIIPEFIGDTILVNGKVWPFLKVEPRKYRFRLLNASNTRFYRLKLDSGQLIYQIGTDGGLIQHPIGVKEIMLAPAERADVIIDFSNLEGKNIIMTNDAPAPFPTGDPANENTGTVMQFRVTLPLSSIDTSVIPAYMMPLPKMKEQSASKIRYLTLNDNMDKYGREFMLLDNKQWDAPITENPKLGSTEIWYLINLTTDTHPIHLHLIDFQILDRRDFDVEKYNKERIIHYTGPAMPPEPQERGLKDTVRANPNQVTRIIMKFGPYEGLYVWHCHILEHEDYEMMRPYIVIR; this comes from the coding sequence ATGATTATCTCTAAATTCGTAGATGAACTCCCCATTCCTCCTATTTTAAAACCTCGATGGAAAGATCAGTTTCATACTTATTATGAAGTGAAGATGACGGAATTTAAGCAATCACTCCATAGTGAGTTAAATGATACAACGGTTTGGGGCTATGAAGGCAGCTATCCAGGACCTACAATTGAAGTAGAGAGTGGAGAAAAAGTGTTTATTAAATGGATCAACAATCTTCCAGATAAGCATCTTTTGCCGGTAGACAATACGGTGCATGGTGCCCATATGGATGTACCGGAAGTACGAACGGTGGTACATGTACACGGTGCTTGTGTTGAATGGGAAAGCGATGGCTACCCGGAGGCTTGGTTTACAAAGGGATTTAAACAAGTCGGTCGATATTTTAGAAAGCAAGTATATCGATATGATAATTGCAATCATGCTTGCACCCTCTGGTATCATGACCATACGCTTGGTATTACGAGGCTCAATGTGTATGCTGGATTGGCAGGATTCTATCTTATAAGAGATCATCGGGAACGTTTATTGAATTTACCAAGTGGAAAATATGAGGTCCCTCTTTTGATACAAGACAAGACTTTTAATAAAGATGGTTCTCTTTATTACCCGAAACAACCAGATAAACCAGTTCCGGAATTAGAAACGTCGATCATTCCTGAATTTATTGGGGATACCATCTTGGTAAACGGAAAAGTATGGCCGTTTCTAAAAGTGGAACCCCGTAAATATCGATTCAGGCTGTTAAATGCATCTAACACCCGTTTCTATAGGCTAAAGCTTGATTCGGGACAACTTATTTATCAAATCGGGACGGATGGGGGATTAATACAACACCCGATAGGAGTCAAAGAAATCATGTTGGCACCTGCAGAACGAGCAGATGTGATCATTGATTTTTCCAATTTAGAGGGCAAGAATATAATCATGACAAACGATGCACCTGCGCCTTTTCCAACCGGAGATCCGGCAAATGAAAATACAGGTACTGTAATGCAGTTTAGAGTGACTCTTCCGCTCTCAAGTATTGATACGAGTGTTATTCCGGCTTATATGATGCCTCTTCCAAAAATGAAAGAACAGTCAGCTTCAAAGATACGATACTTAACATTAAATGATAATATGGATAAGTACGGTCGTGAATTCATGCTATTGGATAATAAACAGTGGGATGCCCCCATTACAGAAAATCCAAAATTGGGATCAACCGAAATATGGTATCTAATTAACTTAACTACGGATACACATCCAATTCATCTTCACTTAATTGATTTTCAAATATTAGACCGGAGAGATTTCGATGTAGAAAAGTATAACAAGGAGAGAATTATCCATTATACGGGTCCGGCGATGCCTCCCGAACCACAAGAACGAGGATTGAAGGATACAGTAAGAGCTAATCCTAACCAGGTTACTCGAATTATTATGAAGTTTGGCCCTTATGAAGGGTTGTATGTATGGCACTGTCATATCTTGGAGCACGAAGATTATGAGATGATGAGACCGTATATTGTTATCCGATAA
- the queD gene encoding 6-carboxytetrahydropterin synthase QueD: MYGFRIVDKLQKIDEDIRRDQLKYHSKRVLVSKEFTFDSAHHLHCYEGKCKNLHGHTYKVIFGLSGYVDERGLLIDFSDIKDIWKQEIEIYLDHKYLNETLPPMNTTAENMVVWIFEKMKEALEKEDRQQKYLGARVEFVRLYETPTSYAEARREWMEVE, translated from the coding sequence ATGTACGGTTTTCGAATTGTTGATAAACTCCAAAAAATAGATGAAGATATCCGCCGCGATCAGTTAAAGTACCATTCGAAGCGTGTCCTTGTCAGCAAGGAATTTACCTTTGATTCAGCTCATCATTTGCATTGTTATGAAGGCAAATGCAAAAATCTTCACGGCCATACGTATAAAGTTATCTTTGGCTTGAGCGGATATGTGGACGAAAGAGGATTACTGATTGATTTCAGTGATATAAAGGATATTTGGAAACAGGAAATTGAAATTTATCTTGATCATAAATACTTAAATGAAACACTTCCGCCTATGAATACGACTGCAGAAAACATGGTCGTCTGGATTTTTGAAAAAATGAAAGAAGCGTTGGAAAAAGAAGACAGACAGCAAAAATATCTCGGGGCCAGAGTGGAGTTTGTGCGGCTTTATGAAACTCCTACCAGTTATGCGGAAGCTAGACGGGAGTGGATGGAAGTTGAGTAA
- the queC gene encoding 7-cyano-7-deazaguanine synthase QueC, giving the protein MKKEKAIVVFSGGQDSTTCLFWAMKQFEEVIAVTFDYNQRHKTEIECAKNIAKELGIKHHILDMSLLNQLAPNALTRDEIPVKDGEEGELPSTFVPGRNLLFLSFAGVLANQVGAKHIVTGVCETDFSGYPDCRDVFIKSLNVTLNLSMDYQFVIHTPLMWLNKAETWKLADELGAFDFVREKTLTCYNGIIADGCGECPACKLRKKGLEEYLKVRGGL; this is encoded by the coding sequence ATGAAAAAAGAAAAGGCCATTGTCGTGTTTAGCGGAGGCCAGGACAGCACTACTTGTTTATTCTGGGCGATGAAGCAATTTGAAGAAGTAATCGCAGTTACTTTTGATTATAATCAGAGACACAAAACGGAGATTGAATGTGCGAAAAACATCGCAAAAGAACTTGGTATTAAACATCATATTTTAGATATGTCTTTGTTAAACCAATTGGCTCCGAATGCTTTAACAAGGGATGAAATTCCTGTAAAAGATGGGGAAGAGGGCGAACTGCCATCAACGTTTGTTCCCGGCAGAAATTTATTATTTCTTTCATTTGCCGGAGTGCTGGCAAATCAAGTAGGGGCAAAACACATCGTAACCGGTGTTTGTGAAACAGACTTTAGCGGATATCCGGATTGCAGAGATGTTTTTATCAAGTCTTTAAATGTAACATTGAATCTTTCGATGGATTACCAATTTGTCATTCATACACCCTTAATGTGGCTAAATAAAGCAGAAACTTGGAAGTTGGCAGATGAACTCGGTGCTTTTGATTTTGTGAGGGAAAAAACGTTAACTTGCTATAATGGCATCATTGCTGATGGCTGCGGGGAGTGTCCTGCGTGCAAGCTTCGAAAAAAAGGACTTGAAGAATACTTAAAGGTTCGAGGGGGTTTGTAA